In Lodderomyces elongisporus chromosome 1, complete sequence, a genomic segment contains:
- the RPN9 gene encoding 26S proteasome regulatory subunit produces MSAMDIDSDVSTVLATIRSELDQSELVSIFYRLEDYYERKLWHQLTQVLDELYFENPEFITFELKNKVYSLFISQFQTKLNPIKIIDFLLESYEPNEILTRLQDLRAQFVNSLQKEHNFKDAQDPEFLKIVQDDEALIYVDLQIARYDLILKKIDEAEQILKQLEKAKFQELNNDLNPRINAAYYLAKCELYKLQENYNEFYKNGLLYLSSTTSLNDKEEKVKLCYELCIAALLGDSVYNFGELILHDILKVIATPDSQYNWLYHLVQNLNSGNLQEFNKWLTVAFEKSPFLKHQEQFLNQKIRIMALLELISVKSSSSAMDKTLTFDEICKFTGTNKKDVELLMIKCFSLKLIRGYIDQVEETLTVTWLQPRILNLDQVKTLYNHLTQWDKRVDSLAKTVYESGGTIWAGV; encoded by the coding sequence ATGTCAGCCATGGATATTGATTCAGACGTCTCCACAGTCTTGGCCACGATAAGACTGGAGCTCGACCAATCTGAACTCGTTAGCATCTTTTACCGTTTGGAAGATTACTATGAACGTAAATTATGGCACCAACTCACACAAGTGCTAGACGAATTGTACTTTGAAAACCCTGAATTTATCACATTTGAATTAAAGAACAAAGTCTACTCGTTATTTATTAGCCAATTCCAAACTAAACTCAACCCTATAAAGATTATCGATTTCCTTTTGGAGAGTTATGAACCCAACGAGATTTTGACTAGATTACAGGACTTGAGAGCGCAGTTTGTTAACAGTTTGCAAAAAGAGCACAACTTTAAAGATGCACAGGATCCagagtttttgaaaattgttCAAGACGACGAGGCATTGATATATGTCGATTTACAAATTGCTCGAtatgatttgattttgaaaaaaattgatgagGCTGAACAAATCTTGaaacaattggaaaagGCAAAGTTTCAAGAATTGAACAATGACTTGAACCCCAGAATCAATGCCGCATACTACTTGGCCAAATGCGAGTTGTACAAGCTCCAGGAGAATTATAATGAATTTTACAAGAATGGTTTATTGTATCTCTCGTCAACTACATCGTTAAATGACAAGGAAGAGAAGGTGAAATTGTGCTACGAATTGTGCATTGCCGCCTTGTTAGGTGACTCTGTATACAATTTTGGTGAATTGATCTTGCATGATATACTCAAAGTTATTGCAACACCCGACCTGCAATATAATTGGTTGTATCATCTTGTGCAGAACTTGAACTCGGGGAATTTGCAGGAATTCAACAAATGGCTTACAGTGGCATTTGAAAAGTCGCCTTTTTTGAAACACCAAGAACAATTTTTGAACCAAAAGATTAGAATCATGGCCTTGCTTGAGTTGATCTCAGTAAAGTCATCATCGAGTGCAATGGACAAAACATTGACATTTGATGAGATTTGCAAATTCACAGGCACGAATAAAAAGGATGTCGAGTTATTGATGATCAAATGTTTCTCATTGAAATTGATTAGGGGATACATAGACCAAGTAGAGGAAACCTTAACGGTGACCTGGTTGCAACCTAGAATTTTGAACTTGGACCAAGTAAAGACATTATACAACCATTTGACGCAATGGGACAAGAGAGTCGATCTGTTGGCCAAGACCGTTTATGAAAGTGGTGGCACCATTTGGGCAGGCGTGTAA